TGATTCTGACACTGTAAGGTCTCAGGGTACCTAAGCAGGAAAAACCCTaacctctccctcctctcccaacaAAGACTCCTTTAAGAgcttttttaggggctggagagtccAGCGGGTAGTGCACCTACCtgcattccatccccagcacactgagttccccaagtactgcctgGAATAAGCCCTCGAGCAGTGCTGGGTGGGTGAAAATATCCCAAAATGGGGTTATCAGAGCAAGTGGACCTCGAGGCCACTTCTGTTTGCTACTGTAAAGGGACCTGATGGTTCTCGAGTAGCCCCTTGGGGTGGAATTGGGTCAGGTGATGATGTTGGATTCcaaaaaaggttccttccaggcTCCCTAattcttagaaaaacatttgaaaatttaaCCAGGGCCTGAAAAATCAATGCAAGTGTTCAGAGTGGTGGGACATCGGTTGCTTGAGATCCAGCTGCACATATGCTTAGTATCTGAGCCACAGATGGCCCCATGCAGGCGGCTGGGTAAGGGCTGAGCAAGGCTGTTCCCTCTCTAGGGCTGCTGCACCTCTGGGTCACACTGCTCTAAACCATAGGCCAGAGATTTCCAGGCACTAAACACACCGGTGCTTATTACTAAAACACTGGGGAGAACGGCACTGGCTCCGAGGGGTCTATCAGTGTCTCTCAGCCTTTGAAGAAGCCTTCCTTTGAGGAAGGAGAGGTCAGGGGTTCCCGAGCTCAGGCCTAGGAGACACTTTCCTTAGGCAGGTTCCAGGGAGAAGGCTTGGAGCCTCTGGTGGAGAATGTGCCCCTGCGAGTTACCAGCCACCCTGTGCTCTCTGCAGATGGAGCCGATCCCAGTTCGGGCCAGCTGCCGGGGGGGTCTGTGGTGGAGGACCCCGCTCAGAGGCTGCGGTGGCAGGCCCACCTGGAGTTCACTCACAACCACGATGTGGGAGACCTCACCTGGGACAAGATCGCCGTGTCCCTCCCTTGCTCCGAGAAGCTCCGCTCCCTGGTACTGGCCGGCATCCCGCACAGCATGCGGCCACAGGTGAGGCTCCACGCCCCTGGGTGTGTGCCCTCATCCCCCGAGACACTGAGGCTCGTGCCTCCCCCTCGCAGCTGTGGATGCGTCTCTCGGGGGCCCTGCAGAAGAAGAAGAGCTCGGAGCTGTCCTACCGAGAGGCTGTGAAGAACAGCTCCAACGATGAGACCATTGCCGCCAAGCAGGTGAGGCGGCGAGGAGCTGGTAGCCACACAACCCCACAGTGGGCCTGGGGGCTCCGGAGGCAGGAGGGAGGCTGCTTACTGGGGCCTGCTCCCAGGGCACCAGGTGGTAGCCTGCGCTTCGCACTTGGGGTCTGGGGGACAGCATGGTGGAGGGGCGGCCCTAGCTGCGCCTCAGACCCTCCTTGTGGGGCGGCTGGCAGATCGAGAAGGACCTGCTCCGCACCATGCCCAGCAACGCCTGCTTTGCCAACGTGAGCAGCATCGGGGTGCCCCGTCTGCGCCGGGTTCTCCGAGCGCTGGCCTGGCTCTACCCCGAGATTGGCTACTGCCAGGGCACAGGCATGGTGAGTACAGCCCAGCGGGAGGGACCCATCCGGCCCTGACCCTCCAAGGCCTGGCTAGAGGCCCGTGTCCCCTCCAGGTGGCCGCCTGCCTGCTGCTGTTCCTGGAGGAGGAGGACACCTTCTGGATGATGTGCGCCATCATCGAGGACCTGCTCCCGGCCTCCTACTTCAGCACCACGCTGCTGGGGGTGCAGACGGACCAGCGGGTGCTGCGGCACCTCATCGTGCAGTACCTGCCCCGCCTGGACAAGCTGCTGCAGGAGCACGACATCGGTGAGGGCAGGGGCCTCCTGGGGGCTCCCCTTCCCCAAATTCTGTGGGCGCTGGCCGCTGCCTCACAGCTGGTGTGTTCCTGCAGAGCTGTCCCTGATCACGCTGCACTGGTTCCTCACGGCCTTCGCCAGCGTCGTGCACATCAAGCTGCTGCTGCGCCTCTGGGACCTGTTCTTCTACGAGGGCTCCCTGGTGCTCTTCCAGACCACGCTGGGCATGCTGCGCCTCAAGGTGCCCACGGCCCCGCGCCCCACTCTCCACCCCTGGGCAGCTGCGGGCGGGACCAACACGCCTGCCCGTGACTCCCACCCGGTCAGGAGGAAGAGCTGATCCAGTCAGAGAACTCAGCCTCCATCTTCAACACCCTGTCAGACATCCCGGCGCAGATAGAGGACGCGGAGCTGCTGCTGGGGGAGGCCATGCGGCTGGCCGGCTCCCTCACCGACGTGGCCGTGGAGACCCAGCGCCGCAAGCACCTGGCTTACCTGATCGCAGACCAGGGCCAGCTCCTGGGCACCAGCGCCACCGCCAACCTCTCTCAGGTGGGCCTGGAGGCGACCCTCACCTGCCCACCATTCCTCTCCCCTGGAGCGACTCGCCTGCTCTGGTTTTGAGTCAGACGagctttgatttttgggtcacacctggcagtgctcagggttgactgcTCACCAAGCTGGGCCTACTGTCCTGTCCTCAGGCCTTTGCCCAGCTTTGAACCGACCAGCCGATTAGTGAGAGTATCCTCTCACAAATCCCCTCATCTGGTCACCCCTCCGAGAAAGCTCTGGAATTTCCTCCTGTTCCAGGCGGGCCTGCCTCTGACCTGCTCTCCTGCCCACAGGTGGTGCGGAGACGGACCCAGCGCCGGAAATCTGGCATTACCTCCCTGCTCTTCGGTAAGAGGATGGAGCTCAGGCGGACCCCCTGCTTTGAGCTCCTGGCTCCTGGGCGTTGGCTCCACTTTTCCCTGTCTTTCAGGAGAGGACGACCTGGAGGCACTCAAGGCCAAGAACATCAAGCAGACAGAGCTGGTAGCCGATCTCCGCGAAGCCATCCTCCGCGTGGCACGCCACTTCCAATGCACGGACCCCAAAAATTGCAGCGTGGTGAGTCTCGGCTCCCAGACCGCACCAAGGCCTGCGTTAG
The Suncus etruscus isolate mSunEtr1 chromosome 4, mSunEtr1.pri.cur, whole genome shotgun sequence genome window above contains:
- the SGSM3 gene encoding small G protein signaling modulator 3, producing the protein MSGSHTPSTSGPFSALTPSMWPQEILAKYTQKEEPGEQPEFYYDEFGFRVNKEDGADPSSGQLPGGSVVEDPAQRLRWQAHLEFTHNHDVGDLTWDKIAVSLPCSEKLRSLVLAGIPHSMRPQLWMRLSGALQKKKSSELSYREAVKNSSNDETIAAKQIEKDLLRTMPSNACFANVSSIGVPRLRRVLRALAWLYPEIGYCQGTGMVAACLLLFLEEEDTFWMMCAIIEDLLPASYFSTTLLGVQTDQRVLRHLIVQYLPRLDKLLQEHDIELSLITLHWFLTAFASVVHIKLLLRLWDLFFYEGSLVLFQTTLGMLRLKEEELIQSENSASIFNTLSDIPAQIEDAELLLGEAMRLAGSLTDVAVETQRRKHLAYLIADQGQLLGTSATANLSQVVRRRTQRRKSGITSLLFGEDDLEALKAKNIKQTELVADLREAILRVARHFQCTDPKNCSVELTPDYSMESHQRDHENYVACSRSHRRRAKALLDFERHDDDELGFRKNDIITIVSQKDEHCWVGELNGLRGWFPAKFVEVLDERSKEYSIAGDDTVTEGVTDLVRGTLCPALKALFEHGLKKPTLLGGACHPWMFIEEAAGREVERDFDSVYSRLVLCKTYRLDEDGKVLTPEELLYRAVQSVNVTHDAAHAQMDVKLRSLICVGLNEQVLHLWLEVLCSSLQTVEKWYQPWSFLRSPGWVQIKCELRVLCCFAFSLSQDWELPAKREEEKQPLKEGVQDMLVKHHLFSWDIDG